A single Natranaerobius thermophilus JW/NM-WN-LF DNA region contains:
- the era gene encoding GTPase Era, whose amino-acid sequence MEEEIFYSGFVSVIGRPNAGKSTLINYILGEKVVITSDKPQTTRNKIQCVYNGENSQIIFLDTPGMHKPKHKLGEKMVKAVDESLNEMDAILFVIDVSVPFGKGETMLVERLARLSTPVILVMNKMDLVDEDLAREKTEKIKEKLSPESIHYISALYGNNLVDLLGELENLMPEGPKYYPEDQLIDQPERFVVSELIREKLLNYTQEEIPHSVAVEIMLMENREDQDLIDIEAVIYVERESQKKIVIGRRGKLLKKVGQEARRDIENLLGSQIYLDLWVKNQKDWRNRERFLRELGY is encoded by the coding sequence ATGGAGGAGGAAATTTTCTATTCTGGCTTTGTCTCAGTTATCGGAAGACCAAATGCCGGCAAGTCAACTTTGATCAATTATATATTAGGTGAAAAAGTAGTAATTACAAGTGACAAGCCCCAGACAACCAGAAATAAAATTCAATGTGTTTATAATGGTGAAAACAGTCAAATCATATTTCTTGATACGCCAGGGATGCACAAACCCAAGCATAAATTGGGAGAAAAAATGGTAAAAGCAGTTGATGAAAGTCTGAACGAAATGGATGCCATTTTATTTGTAATTGATGTATCCGTTCCCTTTGGAAAGGGAGAAACTATGTTAGTTGAAAGACTAGCGCGTCTATCAACTCCAGTTATTTTAGTAATGAATAAAATGGATCTGGTTGATGAAGACTTGGCCAGGGAAAAGACAGAGAAAATTAAGGAAAAATTGTCTCCTGAAAGTATTCACTATATATCTGCACTGTATGGGAACAATTTAGTTGACTTATTAGGAGAGCTTGAGAATTTAATGCCAGAAGGCCCGAAATACTATCCGGAAGATCAACTTATAGACCAGCCTGAGAGATTTGTAGTTTCCGAATTAATCAGGGAAAAACTTTTAAACTATACACAAGAAGAGATACCCCATTCTGTAGCTGTAGAAATTATGTTGATGGAAAATCGGGAAGATCAGGATTTAATAGATATAGAAGCGGTAATATATGTGGAACGTGAATCACAAAAAAAGATAGTTATCGGACGAAGAGGAAAATTACTAAAAAAGGTTGGTCAAGAAGCTCGACGCGATATTGAGAATTTATTAGGTTCTCAGATATACTTAGATTTATGGGTTAAAAATCAAAAAGATTGGCGAAACAGAGAAAGATTTTTAAGAGAGTTGGGGTATTAA
- a CDS encoding helix-turn-helix transcriptional regulator yields the protein MNIRLSKRQNEIVKIVREKGPISGEEIASYLNLARATLRPDLSFLTMSGLLEARPKVGYYYTGKSIENALGDILKQNKVSDIKGLPVAVSEETSVYDAIVTLFLEDVGTIFVVDENNYLKGVASRKDFLKITLGDNDLGKMPVGIVMTRWPNIVTLRDEDTALSAAKKVEEFQVDCIPVISDDNVEEQAELTGRVSKTHLVKLLAEIDEQR from the coding sequence ATGAACATCCGGCTATCTAAAAGACAAAATGAAATAGTAAAAATAGTACGTGAAAAGGGTCCTATCAGTGGTGAAGAGATCGCATCTTATCTGAATTTAGCTCGGGCCACTTTAAGGCCGGATTTAAGTTTCCTTACCATGTCGGGTTTGTTAGAAGCAAGGCCTAAAGTAGGGTATTATTATACTGGTAAAAGTATCGAAAATGCCCTTGGGGACATATTAAAACAAAATAAAGTTAGTGACATTAAGGGACTACCTGTAGCGGTATCTGAGGAAACTAGTGTTTATGATGCTATTGTAACACTGTTTTTAGAAGATGTGGGAACAATATTTGTGGTTGATGAAAATAACTATCTCAAAGGAGTAGCTTCAAGGAAAGATTTTCTTAAGATTACCCTGGGAGATAATGATTTGGGAAAAATGCCTGTAGGTATTGTTATGACACGCTGGCCCAATATAGTTACTTTGCGGGATGAAGATACAGCTTTGAGTGCTGCCAAAAAAGTTGAAGAATTTCAGGTGGATTGTATACCCGTAATCAGTGATGACAATGTAGAAGAACAGGCCGAGCTTACTGGTAGAGTTAGTAAAACTCATTTGGTTAAATTATTAGCTGAAATTGATGAACAGAGGTGA
- a CDS encoding diacylglycerol kinase family protein encodes MERRNLLESFYFAIRGIAYTLLTQPNMRYHLVAAILAFSLGLFLEINIIKLLLVVFAIFLVLITEMINTAVESTVDLYTREKKQLAAIAKDVAAGAVLLAAINAIILGYIVFFEPVNILLLTWTEFLVSDNTLNTLLLFIFGFMIVIGVFTYLKGNNVKFITACVSFILGTIIVLMFNYLEHILLAMTIGLGFYLLILLYLRNRRQLQLQLNFIWALIGLIFGLLVLIF; translated from the coding sequence TTTATTGGAAAGTTTCTATTTTGCTATTCGAGGAATTGCATATACATTATTAACTCAACCAAATATGCGCTATCATCTGGTGGCTGCAATCCTGGCCTTTAGTTTGGGATTGTTCTTGGAAATTAATATAATTAAACTTTTACTGGTTGTGTTTGCCATTTTTTTAGTTTTGATTACTGAAATGATTAATACGGCAGTTGAAAGTACTGTTGATTTATATACTAGGGAAAAAAAACAACTAGCAGCTATCGCCAAGGATGTTGCAGCCGGGGCGGTATTACTAGCGGCTATTAATGCAATTATCTTAGGTTATATAGTTTTTTTTGAACCCGTAAATATTTTACTGTTAACCTGGACGGAATTCCTAGTTTCTGATAATACCTTAAATACTTTGTTATTATTTATTTTTGGTTTCATGATAGTAATCGGTGTTTTCACATATCTAAAAGGTAATAATGTCAAATTTATAACAGCTTGTGTCAGCTTTATCCTGGGCACTATTATCGTATTAATGTTTAACTATTTAGAACATATTCTACTGGCCATGACAATTGGACTTGGGTTTTACCTGCTCATTCTGTTATACTTGCGAAATAGAAGACAACTTCAGTTACAACTTAATTTTATTTGGGCATTAATAGGTTTGATTTTTGGTTTGTTAGTATTAATTTTTTGA
- a CDS encoding cytidine deaminase, whose translation MKKKEIKEELIRNLLSQAEQALQNAYVPYSNYPVGAAMKTKDGETFTGCNVENASYGLTNCAERTAIFKAVSHGYRDIQVMAVVSNSERHASPCGACRQVISEFSDDAILILANKDGDYQIVKASELLPGAFTAQELE comes from the coding sequence ATGAAGAAAAAAGAAATTAAAGAAGAATTAATTCGTAATTTGTTAAGCCAAGCAGAACAAGCACTACAAAATGCCTATGTGCCTTATTCAAATTACCCAGTTGGAGCTGCAATGAAAACTAAAGATGGAGAAACTTTTACTGGCTGCAATGTAGAAAATGCCTCATATGGATTGACGAATTGTGCAGAAAGGACAGCTATATTTAAAGCTGTTAGCCACGGTTATAGAGATATCCAAGTGATGGCGGTGGTCTCAAACTCCGAAAGACATGCTTCACCCTGTGGTGCTTGTCGACAAGTGATCTCAGAGTTTAGTGATGATGCTATATTAATTCTTGCCAATAAAGATGGTGATTATCAGATTGTGAAAGCAAGTGAACTGTTGCCGGGGGCTTTTACGGCACAGGAATTAGAGTAA
- the glyQ gene encoding glycine--tRNA ligase subunit alpha, with protein sequence MNFQDLMFSLLNYWKDQECLVWQPYDIEKGAGTMNPATFLRALGPEPWNVAYLEPSRRPTDGRYGENPNRLYQHHQIQVIMKPTPDDIQERYLESLQALGINPLEHDIRFVEDNWESPTLGAWGLGWEVWLDGMEITQFTYFQQVGGIDVDKVSCEITYGLERIAMYLQGVENVFDIKWNDQVTYGELFKHAEYEHSKFSFEDSDTEVLFKEFELYEKEAKRLLNQGLVLPGYDYVLKCSHTFNLLDARGAISVTERTGYIGRVRDLARICAKAFLSQREELNYPLLKEGISYA encoded by the coding sequence TTGAATTTTCAAGACTTAATGTTTTCTTTATTAAATTACTGGAAAGATCAAGAATGTTTGGTATGGCAACCCTATGATATTGAAAAGGGTGCGGGCACAATGAATCCTGCAACTTTTTTGAGGGCTTTAGGTCCAGAACCTTGGAATGTGGCATATTTAGAGCCTTCTAGAAGGCCTACAGATGGCCGTTATGGAGAAAACCCCAATAGATTATACCAACACCATCAAATTCAAGTAATTATGAAGCCAACTCCTGACGATATCCAGGAACGTTATCTGGAAAGTCTGCAAGCGCTGGGAATAAATCCTTTAGAACATGACATTCGTTTCGTTGAGGATAACTGGGAATCTCCGACCCTAGGAGCTTGGGGATTAGGATGGGAAGTTTGGTTAGATGGTATGGAAATTACCCAGTTTACCTACTTTCAACAAGTGGGAGGTATTGACGTAGATAAAGTGTCTTGTGAAATAACTTACGGATTAGAGCGTATCGCTATGTATCTTCAAGGTGTAGAAAATGTTTTTGATATCAAATGGAACGATCAGGTTACATATGGTGAACTGTTTAAACATGCTGAATACGAGCATTCAAAATTTTCCTTTGAGGATTCAGACACTGAAGTGCTATTCAAAGAATTTGAACTCTACGAAAAAGAAGCCAAACGCCTTCTTAACCAAGGATTAGTACTTCCTGGTTATGATTATGTTTTAAAGTGTTCACACACCTTTAATTTATTGGATGCCAGGGGTGCAATTAGTGTAACGGAGAGAACCGGTTATATCGGCAGAGTTCGTGATTTGGCCAGAATATGTGCAAAGGCTTTTTTAAGCCAACGGGAAGAACTCAATTATCCTCTTTTGAAGGAGGGTATCAGCTATGCATAA
- the glyS gene encoding glycine--tRNA ligase subunit beta, producing the protein MHNTLLFELGTEELPARFIPGLIKQLEENSANLLTEYRIEYENIKVMATPRRLTLLVNGLADKQQSSTTMKRGPAKEIAFDENGEPTKAAIGFARGQNIDPKDLEIREDNGKEYVYAVAEIVGENCQDVLPKLLDELITKFNLPVKMFWNNKQDKFLRPVRWLVCLFNDQVLPLNFGTVEASNISRGHRFLSQGDVIINSAENYEEVMRDSWVMVDHNVREETIKAQIEELADQMNASPEMPHDLLEEVNFLVEWPTALLGNFAEEFLEIPKEALITSMQEHQKYFALVDKEDSSKLLPYFVAVRNGDDHGIDKVKAGNERVLRARLSDARFFFEEDTKTSLESKREQLKSIIYKEQLGSVDQKVTRMEELGKTLLDILELSEPVRSLTLRAIALSKADLPTNMVSEFPHLQGIMGEKYARIHGEDEKVCLGISEHYLPRHTGDKLPQTMVGTITSIVDKVDNIASSFAIGERPSGSQDPYALRRQALGIVHIILETELAFSLEQLFHRALSLIPESALVAPISNILDDILDFVKLRSRTIFNEQGLPIDIIDSTLEVDKANVYKAYLRAKVLKDYRDSQELEDVRTAYTRVKNLANKAKGEDVYTELLQDETEKMLYHKYLNTEDKLLSDLEQDEISSAISELAGFKDYIDQFFDEVMVMVDDKHLQNNRLNLIYHIKEMYRQLADFSIIQD; encoded by the coding sequence ATGCATAATACATTACTATTCGAACTAGGAACTGAAGAATTACCAGCCAGATTTATTCCTGGTCTTATTAAACAGCTAGAAGAAAATTCCGCTAATTTGCTCACAGAATACAGAATTGAATATGAAAACATAAAAGTAATGGCTACTCCCAGGAGATTAACCTTGCTTGTTAACGGGTTAGCGGACAAACAGCAAAGCAGTACCACAATGAAAAGGGGACCTGCTAAAGAGATTGCCTTTGATGAAAATGGTGAACCAACCAAGGCTGCTATAGGTTTTGCCAGGGGTCAAAATATCGATCCAAAAGACTTGGAGATTAGAGAAGATAATGGGAAAGAGTATGTATATGCTGTAGCTGAAATTGTAGGTGAAAATTGCCAGGATGTATTGCCAAAATTACTAGACGAGTTGATTACTAAATTTAATTTACCGGTTAAAATGTTTTGGAATAACAAACAGGATAAATTTCTACGACCAGTTAGATGGTTGGTTTGCTTGTTTAATGATCAAGTGTTACCTTTAAACTTCGGAACTGTAGAGGCATCTAATATAAGCCGGGGACATCGGTTTCTATCCCAAGGTGATGTGATTATCAATTCAGCTGAAAATTATGAGGAAGTAATGCGTGATTCATGGGTGATGGTTGATCACAATGTAAGAGAGGAAACCATCAAAGCTCAGATTGAAGAACTGGCAGACCAAATGAATGCTAGTCCGGAAATGCCCCATGACTTATTGGAAGAAGTGAATTTTTTAGTTGAGTGGCCAACAGCTCTACTCGGGAATTTTGCAGAAGAGTTTTTAGAAATACCCAAAGAGGCATTAATAACAAGCATGCAAGAACATCAAAAATATTTTGCCCTAGTAGACAAAGAGGATTCTTCAAAATTACTTCCCTATTTTGTTGCAGTTAGAAATGGAGATGACCATGGGATCGATAAAGTAAAGGCAGGTAACGAGCGAGTTCTCAGGGCTCGTCTTTCAGATGCCAGGTTCTTTTTTGAAGAAGATACAAAAACTTCTCTTGAATCAAAACGGGAACAGCTAAAATCTATAATTTACAAAGAACAGCTAGGAAGTGTTGACCAGAAAGTCACCCGCATGGAAGAGTTGGGTAAAACTCTATTAGACATCTTGGAATTATCAGAACCTGTACGATCTCTAACTTTGCGGGCAATTGCTCTATCTAAAGCGGATTTACCTACTAACATGGTATCAGAATTTCCTCATCTACAAGGGATTATGGGAGAGAAATATGCTAGGATACATGGAGAAGATGAAAAAGTATGTCTAGGTATTTCGGAGCACTATCTTCCAAGACATACTGGTGATAAATTACCCCAAACAATGGTTGGGACTATTACCAGTATAGTTGATAAAGTTGATAATATTGCCAGTAGTTTTGCTATCGGAGAACGCCCCTCGGGTAGCCAAGACCCTTATGCTTTGAGGCGACAAGCGCTAGGAATTGTCCATATAATTCTTGAAACAGAATTGGCTTTCTCACTAGAACAACTATTCCACAGGGCTTTATCTCTCATACCCGAAAGTGCTTTAGTGGCACCAATTTCTAATATTCTTGATGATATTTTGGATTTCGTTAAATTAAGAAGTAGAACAATTTTTAATGAACAGGGACTACCAATAGATATTATTGATAGCACTTTAGAGGTTGATAAAGCAAATGTTTATAAAGCATATTTGAGAGCCAAAGTACTTAAAGATTACCGAGATTCTCAAGAATTAGAAGATGTTAGGACTGCCTATACTAGAGTTAAAAACCTAGCAAACAAAGCAAAGGGCGAAGATGTATATACTGAATTATTACAAGATGAAACAGAAAAAATGTTATATCACAAATATCTGAATACCGAAGATAAATTATTATCTGATTTAGAACAGGATGAAATATCATCAGCGATTTCGGAACTGGCTGGTTTTAAAGATTATATTGATCAGTTTTTTGATGAAGTAATGGTTATGGTCGACGATAAACATTTACAAAACAATCGACTTAACCTGATTTACCACATAAAAGAAATGTATAGACAACTTGCTGATTTTTCAATTATCCAGGATTAA
- the recO gene encoding DNA repair protein RecO has translation MCALYNSDAVVIRSRDYRDYDKIINLFTPYYGRVSAVVKGVKKPKSKLAGIVQSFTYGNYQLYSGKSLGRLVQGKVLHGFQELRTDLVLMSAGMCILELIDKAIPEGEEYPALFGVTLSCFHLLEKSYPPSLVLRIFEAKLIHNLGVSPELSGCINHGSITQGNLYFDPETGGLICETCFEQLTENRGPGRAFPVEKGSINIIKRMFEFPVYKLRTLKPTQLQYDTLEKMLTSMLEVHFGIVCKTKPFFKTNLQRNS, from the coding sequence ATGTGTGCTCTGTATAATTCGGATGCGGTGGTTATTAGAAGCCGTGATTATAGAGATTATGACAAGATAATAAATCTGTTCACCCCTTATTATGGAAGAGTGTCTGCAGTTGTGAAAGGTGTTAAAAAACCTAAAAGCAAATTAGCAGGTATTGTACAAAGTTTTACTTACGGAAATTATCAACTTTACTCAGGAAAAAGCCTTGGTCGGCTAGTTCAAGGAAAGGTATTACATGGGTTTCAAGAATTGAGAACAGACCTAGTATTAATGAGTGCAGGTATGTGTATTTTAGAACTAATTGATAAAGCAATTCCAGAAGGTGAGGAGTACCCGGCTTTATTTGGAGTGACATTAAGTTGTTTTCATCTATTAGAAAAAAGTTACCCTCCTTCCCTGGTATTACGTATATTTGAAGCTAAATTGATACATAATTTAGGAGTGAGTCCAGAATTATCAGGATGTATCAATCATGGCAGTATTACCCAAGGGAATTTGTATTTTGATCCTGAAACTGGAGGATTGATTTGTGAAACCTGTTTTGAACAGTTAACAGAGAACCGGGGACCAGGGAGAGCCTTTCCTGTAGAAAAAGGAAGTATTAATATAATAAAACGTATGTTTGAATTTCCTGTATATAAACTGCGAACACTAAAACCGACTCAATTACAGTATGATACTTTGGAGAAAATGTTAACAAGCATGCTCGAAGTTCATTTTGGGATTGTATGTAAAACTAAGCCTTTTTTTAAGACCAATCTACAGAGAAATAGTTAA
- a CDS encoding DUF502 domain-containing protein has translation MARTVLKKVRNYFIAGIIVLLPIVTSIYLFWVLFNWLDSLVGWPLKVVPSDLPGAGIVSAIIIIFLTGLLATNIVGKKILSLMDLIFSRVPFVRNIYIAVKQLLDTFSQNSKTSFKKVVMVEYPRKGIYAMGFATGDAKGEPQKRTSSNLLSIFIPTTPNPTSGMLIMVPKENVTFLDMSIEEGLKFVISGGVVAPPVADMHDKTYIKEGQGEYEEKRN, from the coding sequence ATGGCGCGAACTGTATTAAAGAAGGTGCGGAATTATTTTATAGCTGGAATAATTGTACTGCTACCTATTGTTACTAGCATCTATCTATTTTGGGTGCTGTTTAATTGGCTGGATAGCTTGGTAGGATGGCCTTTAAAAGTTGTCCCATCGGATTTACCTGGTGCTGGTATTGTATCTGCTATTATAATCATATTTTTGACTGGTCTTTTGGCAACCAATATAGTAGGTAAGAAAATTCTGAGTCTAATGGATTTAATTTTTAGCAGGGTCCCCTTTGTGAGAAATATATATATAGCAGTCAAGCAACTCTTGGATACATTTTCTCAAAATAGTAAAACTTCTTTTAAAAAAGTGGTTATGGTTGAATATCCGAGAAAGGGTATTTATGCTATGGGCTTTGCTACTGGTGATGCAAAAGGTGAGCCTCAGAAACGTACTAGTTCAAATCTGTTAAGTATTTTTATACCGACTACTCCTAATCCTACATCTGGAATGTTAATAATGGTTCCCAAGGAAAATGTGACCTTTTTAGATATGAGTATCGAAGAGGGATTAAAATTTGTGATTTCAGGTGGGGTAGTAGCACCTCCTGTCGCGGACATGCATGATAAAACTTACATAAAGGAGGGACAAGGGGAATATGAAGAAAAAAGAAATTAA
- a CDS encoding pyruvate, water dikinase regulatory protein → MTEQKLTPICYVVSDSIGETAELVVKATSSQFNSGNCELRRVPYVSDKETIKEVIEEAVNFNCMVAYTLVDPDLRSFMEKITQEYQVEAVDIMGPMLDSFEKVMQREPRLQPGLVRKLDESYFKRVDSIEFAVKYDDGKDPRGILKADVTLLGVSRTSKTPLSMYLANKRLKVANLPLVPEVKPPKELYQIPSHKVIGLVINPYKLNEIRKERLKTLGLKSQANYANMDRILTELDYAEEIMKKIGCPTIDVSNRAVEETAQKILDMIRGGKDNDFDG, encoded by the coding sequence TTGACTGAACAAAAGCTAACTCCTATCTGTTATGTGGTTTCCGATTCTATAGGTGAGACCGCAGAATTAGTAGTAAAAGCTACTTCAAGCCAATTTAATTCCGGGAATTGTGAATTAAGACGAGTCCCTTATGTCAGTGATAAGGAAACTATTAAAGAAGTGATTGAAGAAGCAGTAAATTTTAATTGCATGGTTGCTTACACCTTGGTAGATCCTGATTTGAGGTCTTTTATGGAAAAAATCACCCAGGAATATCAAGTGGAAGCAGTAGACATTATGGGACCTATGTTAGATTCCTTTGAAAAAGTTATGCAAAGAGAACCTAGGTTACAACCAGGTCTTGTTCGCAAATTGGATGAATCTTATTTTAAAAGGGTGGATTCCATCGAATTTGCAGTTAAATACGACGATGGTAAGGATCCTAGAGGGATTTTAAAGGCAGATGTGACATTACTAGGAGTATCTAGAACTTCTAAGACTCCTTTGAGTATGTATCTTGCCAATAAGCGTTTAAAAGTTGCCAATTTACCTCTGGTCCCAGAAGTGAAACCTCCAAAGGAGTTATATCAAATTCCTAGTCATAAAGTGATTGGATTAGTAATCAATCCATATAAACTAAATGAAATTAGAAAGGAGCGTCTGAAAACTTTAGGCTTAAAATCTCAAGCAAACTATGCAAATATGGATAGGATTTTAACTGAGCTGGATTATGCTGAAGAAATAATGAAAAAAATTGGTTGTCCTACCATTGACGTTAGTAATCGGGCTGTGGAGGAAACGGCCCAAAAAATACTAGACATGATTAGAGGGGGTAAAGATAATGACTTCGATGGATAA
- a CDS encoding alanine/ornithine racemase family PLP-dependent enzyme — translation MEIRSPRVEIYADRIAYNVEYLQKQAAKNNISLVGVTKGVLADHQILDAYLKGGLDYLGDARIQNLKRVRDYGFSGKTLLLRAPMYSEISQVINFANVSLNSELDTLKLLDEESKKQGKTHGYIIMVDVGDRREGVLPEDVKSFVKEAIKLENVKFEGLGLNVGCFGGVLPTTENAQILIDLKSELEQEGIEVPTISGGSTCGLNIMFHNQLPEGINQLRVGEAFLIGNDSVRETPIPGTYQDTFRLVTEIIEIKDRPSQPEGEIGKDPFGNVPEFPDRGIRKRAIAAIGKQDVAIGSLLPEDEQVTIEGASSDHLILDITDSDHNYKIGDEITFDMEYGAVLFTMTSPYVQKEYIWDSI, via the coding sequence ATGGAAATAAGATCTCCCAGAGTAGAGATTTATGCTGACCGCATTGCATACAATGTGGAGTATTTGCAAAAACAAGCTGCTAAAAATAATATCTCTCTAGTAGGAGTAACTAAAGGGGTTCTTGCAGATCATCAGATTTTAGACGCTTACTTAAAAGGTGGTTTAGATTATTTGGGTGACGCTAGAATCCAAAATCTTAAAAGGGTTCGAGACTATGGATTTAGTGGAAAAACTTTGTTATTAAGAGCTCCCATGTACAGTGAAATTTCCCAGGTAATAAATTTTGCCAATGTGAGTTTAAATAGTGAACTTGATACATTAAAACTGTTAGATGAAGAATCAAAAAAGCAGGGAAAAACACATGGTTATATAATAATGGTAGATGTAGGTGACCGGCGAGAAGGTGTGTTGCCTGAAGATGTTAAGTCCTTTGTCAAAGAAGCTATCAAACTTGAAAATGTTAAGTTTGAAGGTTTGGGTTTAAATGTCGGTTGTTTTGGGGGTGTACTACCAACTACAGAAAATGCTCAAATCTTGATTGATCTAAAATCAGAACTTGAACAAGAAGGGATTGAAGTACCTACAATATCTGGTGGGAGCACATGTGGATTGAATATTATGTTCCATAATCAGTTACCGGAGGGAATTAATCAGTTACGAGTAGGTGAGGCTTTCCTAATTGGGAATGATAGTGTGCGGGAAACTCCAATACCTGGCACTTATCAAGATACTTTCCGTCTGGTCACTGAAATAATTGAAATTAAAGATCGTCCCTCACAACCCGAAGGAGAGATAGGTAAAGATCCTTTTGGTAATGTTCCGGAATTCCCTGATAGAGGAATTAGGAAACGTGCTATAGCTGCTATTGGTAAACAAGATGTGGCAATAGGCTCCTTGCTTCCCGAGGATGAACAAGTAACAATTGAAGGAGCAAGTAGTGATCATTTGATTTTAGACATAACTGATAGCGATCATAACTATAAAATAGGAGATGAAATAACTTTTGATATGGAATATGGTGCTGTGTTATTTACTATGACTTCTCCATATGTGCAAAAGGAATATATTTGGGATTCAATTTAA